From a region of the Zingiber officinale cultivar Zhangliang chromosome 10B, Zo_v1.1, whole genome shotgun sequence genome:
- the LOC122028620 gene encoding secretory carrier-associated membrane protein 2-like: MAAGSRFEANPFTDDDINPFSQPAGRVYNDGGATINIPLHTEKEIKRKEIELQTRETELNRREETLKRREEAIAREVFIEDKNWPPFFPIIHHDIANEIPIHSQRLLYVAFASLLGLTLCLTWNVISTLTAWLKGEGIKIWFLAIIYLVSGVPGAYWLWYRPLYRAMRIDSALSFGWFFIFYLIHLAFCIYSAVAPPFPFKGKSLTGFLPAMDVIGGNAIVGVKYIRQVNCRYYVLEKKLLIVSSLISDILFYWVWFLLPRVTYQPLGHSGNVSFLDLHHLMLEITEFSNVAAQNEGRTDRFVSLVLLQQVYMHFRRSGNGEA; this comes from the exons ATGGCTGCAGGCAGCAGGTTCGAGGCCAATCCTTTTACCGACGACGACATTAATCCCTTCTCT CAACCTGCAGGAAGAGTATACAATGATGGTGGCGCAACTATTAATATTCCTCTCCATACAGAAAAG GAGATAAAGAGGAAGGAGATAGAGTTGCAAACCAGAGAAACAGAACTAAACAGAAGGGAAGAG ACATTAAAACGAAGAGAAGAAGCCATAGCAAGGG AAGTTTTCATAGAAGATAAAAATTGGCCCCCATTCTTCCCCATCATTCACCATGACATTGCAAATGAAATCCCCATTCATTCGCAAAGGCTGCTATATGTTGCTTTCGCATCACTTTTGG GATTGACATTATGCCTTACTTGGAATGTGATATCCACACTTACAGCTTGGCTCAAGGGTGAAG GTATTAAGATCTGGTTCCTTGCAATTATATACTTGGTTTCTGGTGTCCCAGGAGCATATTGGCTATGGTATCGTCCCCTGTATCGCGCGATGAG GATTGACAGTGCTCTGAGCTTTGGATGGTTCTTCATTTTCTATCTG ATTCATCTAGCCTTTTGCATCTACTCCGCTGTTGCTCCTCCTTTTCCTTTCAAAGGAAAATCTTTGAC TGGTTTTCTTCCAGCCATGGATGTTATTGGAGGCAATGCCATAGTTGGGGTAAAGTATATCAGACAAGTAAATTGCAGATATTATGTACTAGAAAAGAAACTACTGATTGTTTCTTCATTGATTTCAGATATTCTATTTTATTGGGTTTGGTTTCTTCTGCCTCGAGTCACTTATCAGCCTTTGGGTCATTCAGGTAATGTGTCTTTCTTAGATCTGCATCATCTAATGCTAGAAATCACTGAATTCTCCAATGTTGCAGCTCAAAACGAGGGCAGGACTGATCGGTTTGTTTCACTTGTGTTATTGCAGCAAGTATACATGCACTTCAGAAGAAGTGGAAATGGAGAGGCATGA